The Niastella koreensis GR20-10 genome includes a window with the following:
- a CDS encoding glycosyl hydrolase produces MTRYYLIPALAIVLSLGACSKKDSNSTDNNPSQNSGKKGADFSTNMQYGTWNGDVLALKPFWFYTWGKELPTGSPQNCEFVPMFWGANDVNTNNLAAVKKLKDDGKIKYVLGFNEPNNGGQSNMSVSQALKLWPQLESLGLPLGSPAADWPTSQWIYDFLDSCKLQGKRVDFICVHMYANCDTSVYLNTIKTVYNKYKLPIWITEFAPADWSATTIDKNPYSPAQVLTFMQSILPKLEALDYVKRYAWFSGDPKSPQMWSSALIDANGNLTELGKWYANYQANTAIAK; encoded by the coding sequence ATGACCCGCTATTATTTGATTCCTGCCCTGGCAATCGTTTTATCCCTGGGCGCCTGTTCAAAAAAAGACTCCAATTCAACTGACAATAACCCATCACAGAATTCTGGTAAAAAAGGAGCTGATTTCTCAACAAACATGCAGTACGGTACCTGGAATGGCGATGTATTGGCCCTGAAGCCATTCTGGTTTTACACCTGGGGAAAAGAGCTGCCAACCGGTTCTCCCCAAAATTGTGAGTTTGTTCCCATGTTCTGGGGAGCAAACGATGTAAATACTAATAATCTGGCTGCAGTGAAAAAGCTGAAAGATGACGGTAAAATAAAATATGTATTAGGGTTTAATGAACCTAATAACGGCGGTCAATCGAATATGTCGGTATCACAGGCATTAAAGCTGTGGCCACAACTGGAAAGTCTTGGTTTACCCCTGGGCAGCCCTGCTGCTGACTGGCCTACCAGTCAGTGGATCTATGACTTCCTCGATTCCTGCAAATTGCAGGGCAAACGGGTTGATTTCATCTGTGTGCATATGTATGCCAATTGTGATACCAGTGTTTATCTCAACACAATAAAGACAGTTTACAATAAATACAAACTTCCTATCTGGATCACCGAATTTGCACCAGCCGACTGGAGCGCAACAACGATAGATAAAAATCCATACTCCCCGGCACAGGTACTAACCTTTATGCAAAGTATATTGCCCAAACTGGAAGCGCTGGATTATGTGAAACGTTACGCCTGGTTCTCGGGCGATCCTAAAAGCCCGCAAATGTGGTCTTCTGCTTTGATAGATGCCAATGGGAATTTAACTGAGCTGGGCAAGTGGTACGCCAACTATCAAGCTAATACGGCTATTGCAAAATAA
- a CDS encoding metallophosphoesterase family protein encodes MAGENKTRIAAVGDLHIRDTDKGKWVDFFSDVSKNADVLAICGDLTDTGDESEAHVLVEELKSCSIPVVGVLGNHDHEKSRHKLIRQIVQNHHNVHILDGEAVVIAGVGFAGVKGFGGGFDNHMLSMFGEGAMKSFVQEAVEEALHLDRALARLDQEHANIKKIALLHYSPIKETVQGEPEQIFPFLGSSRLAEPLSRRNVEVVFHGHAHVGKLEGSIAGKVKVFNVAKHVLKKSGYAHPYFLYEI; translated from the coding sequence ATGGCCGGTGAAAATAAAACACGTATTGCCGCTGTTGGCGATCTTCATATAAGGGATACTGATAAAGGCAAATGGGTTGATTTTTTCAGTGACGTTTCAAAAAATGCCGATGTGCTCGCCATCTGTGGCGATCTTACTGATACCGGTGACGAATCGGAAGCGCATGTTCTCGTTGAGGAATTAAAGTCGTGTTCGATCCCGGTTGTTGGAGTGCTCGGTAACCACGATCATGAAAAAAGCCGGCATAAACTCATCAGGCAGATCGTACAAAACCATCACAACGTGCACATCCTGGATGGAGAAGCGGTGGTGATTGCAGGTGTTGGCTTTGCGGGCGTGAAGGGTTTTGGCGGCGGCTTCGATAACCACATGTTGTCGATGTTTGGCGAAGGCGCCATGAAATCATTTGTTCAGGAAGCTGTTGAAGAAGCATTACATCTCGATCGCGCACTTGCCCGTCTTGACCAGGAACATGCCAATATAAAAAAGATAGCCCTGCTGCACTATTCGCCCATAAAAGAAACAGTTCAGGGTGAGCCGGAACAGATCTTTCCATTCCTGGGTTCTTCGCGATTGGCAGAACCGTTATCACGCCGCAATGTGGAAGTGGTGTTTCATGGGCATGCGCATGTAGGGAAACTGGAAGGAAGCATTGCCGGTAAAGTAAAAGTATTTAATGTAGCCAAACATGTGCTGAAAAAATCCGGCTACGCGCATCCGTATTTTTTATATGAAATTTGA
- a CDS encoding DUF1877 family protein, giving the protein MGQTATLYRIDKNDFPKIQEHPENISSFASKGDVSFQKTFEGFRFVLSKGQNKSNTELVQQIFYPIPHIGEEIDFDKLDMDNLPEDFNFESNAIYYNNPDKVTEIAAFLDSISIDKLEELFNADELNKEGIYPELWNTETQEDIAFNINHMKQEFAEMKAFFSKAQEEGDYVLNFIG; this is encoded by the coding sequence ATGGGACAAACCGCCACCTTATACAGAATTGATAAAAACGACTTTCCTAAAATACAGGAGCACCCTGAAAATATCAGTTCATTTGCCTCAAAAGGAGATGTATCATTTCAAAAAACATTTGAGGGTTTTCGTTTTGTCTTATCGAAAGGACAAAACAAATCTAACACAGAATTGGTACAGCAGATCTTTTATCCCATTCCCCATATAGGAGAAGAAATCGACTTCGACAAGCTGGACATGGACAACCTTCCGGAGGATTTTAATTTTGAAAGTAATGCTATTTATTATAACAATCCTGACAAGGTAACAGAAATAGCCGCATTTCTCGACTCCATTAGTATTGACAAATTAGAAGAATTGTTTAATGCCGATGAATTGAACAAAGAAGGCATTTATCCTGAGCTTTGGAATACGGAAACCCAGGAAGACATTGCCTTTAATATTAATCACATGAAACAGGAGTTTGCGGAAATGAAAGCGTTCTTTTCAAAAGCGCAAGAGGAAGGTGATTATGTGTTAAACTTTATTGGATAA
- a CDS encoding adenosylcobinamide-GDP ribazoletransferase, with translation MKKELRIFFTAMMFLTRLPVPRFTDHSPDYLEKSVRYFPLIGWMVAAISGLTFLIFNKYISEDVAIAASIIAGILTTGAFHEDGFADVCDGFGGGWTKEKILLIMKDSRLGSYGVIGMISVLFCKFLLLKELPKFTPSLHEPSLNIFYNYRYFLLTLFAAHSLSRLMPVLVMRYYEYVSDPDTSKSKPTAAQKPTFPALLVPIITALIPFAFMSWQFLLAIIPVVYIAFSLAKYFKKWIGGYTGDCLGAIQQVSELSFYLSMIIIWRFVL, from the coding sequence ATGAAAAAAGAACTACGCATATTTTTTACGGCCATGATGTTTTTGACGCGGTTACCCGTACCGCGTTTCACCGATCATTCACCGGATTACCTGGAAAAATCTGTGCGCTATTTTCCATTGATCGGCTGGATGGTGGCCGCCATCAGCGGACTTACCTTTCTTATTTTTAATAAATATATCAGTGAAGATGTTGCGATAGCAGCATCTATCATTGCCGGTATATTGACCACCGGCGCCTTTCATGAAGATGGATTTGCCGATGTGTGTGATGGTTTTGGCGGCGGCTGGACGAAAGAAAAGATCCTGCTGATTATGAAAGACAGCCGGCTGGGTTCGTATGGCGTAATAGGCATGATCTCTGTCCTGTTCTGCAAATTCTTACTGTTAAAAGAATTACCCAAGTTCACTCCCAGTTTGCACGAACCCTCTTTAAACATCTTTTACAATTATCGCTACTTCTTACTCACGTTATTCGCCGCCCATTCCCTGAGCCGGTTAATGCCTGTGCTGGTAATGCGCTATTATGAATATGTAAGCGACCCGGATACCAGTAAATCGAAACCTACAGCTGCCCAAAAGCCAACGTTCCCGGCATTGCTGGTACCCATTATTACTGCATTGATCCCTTTTGCATTTATGAGCTGGCAATTTTTGCTGGCCATCATCCCCGTGGTGTATATTGCATTCAGCCTGGCAAAGTATTTTAAGAAATGGATTGGTGGGTATACCGGCGATTGCCTGGGCGCTATTCAACAGGTAAGTGAGTTGAGTTTTTATTTAAGCATGATTATCATCTGGCGCTTTGTTTTATGA
- the cobC gene encoding alpha-ribazole phosphatase family protein, whose product MIYLIRHTTPLIAKGICYGQLNIDVTDSFEAEAIEIRKVLPAGIEHVYSSPLIRCHKLAGFLFPGQSIQREPALMELACGEWEGVHWDAIPPEVIEPWMKDFVNVAIPGGESYIQMHSRVTQCFTRIAEGPHPVAIVTHGGVIRSILSHITNTPLVDSFGAFKISYGCVMQLQVTPAGLVHETLHHVTTEKEQHKPSNFKKQ is encoded by the coding sequence ATGATTTACCTTATACGACATACCACCCCGCTTATAGCAAAAGGCATTTGTTATGGCCAGTTAAATATCGATGTAACAGATTCTTTTGAGGCAGAAGCCATCGAGATCCGGAAAGTGCTGCCCGCGGGTATTGAACATGTGTATAGCAGTCCGCTTATTCGTTGTCATAAACTGGCGGGCTTTTTATTTCCCGGACAGTCCATTCAACGGGAACCCGCTTTGATGGAACTGGCTTGTGGAGAATGGGAAGGCGTGCATTGGGATGCCATTCCACCCGAGGTGATCGAGCCCTGGATGAAAGATTTTGTGAATGTAGCCATCCCCGGTGGAGAGAGTTATATACAAATGCACAGCCGGGTAACGCAATGTTTTACCCGGATAGCCGAAGGGCCGCACCCGGTAGCCATTGTTACACATGGCGGAGTTATCAGAAGCATTCTATCGCATATTACGAATACGCCCCTGGTTGATTCATTTGGCGCCTTCAAGATCAGCTATGGCTGTGTAATGCAGTTACAGGTTACGCCGGCTGGTTTAGTACACGAAACCCTGCATCATGTAACCACCGAAAAGGAGCAGCACAAGCCAAGTAATTTCAAAAAGCAATAG
- a CDS encoding diphthine--ammonia ligase, translated as MNWSGGKDSSLCLHYIQQDKRYQVDCLLTSVNAAHDRISMHGVRRSLLEAQASAIGLPLHTIELPEQPGMQEYEQAMMTKVTALKNNGYSHAVFGDIFLEDLKRYREEKLATVDIQCVFPLWKISTAQLMQEFLQLGFKAIIVCVNTKFLDKSFCGRIIDESFVRDLPANVDVCGENGEYHSYVFDGPIFKHPIPFTKGEIVYRTYQAPQQAQDSCSPMDQASEYGFYFCDLLSA; from the coding sequence ATGAATTGGAGCGGAGGAAAGGATTCATCGCTCTGCTTACATTATATACAACAGGATAAACGGTACCAGGTTGATTGTTTGCTCACCAGTGTGAATGCAGCGCATGACAGGATCTCGATGCACGGTGTCCGGCGTTCTTTGCTGGAAGCGCAGGCCTCGGCTATTGGTTTGCCCCTGCATACCATTGAATTGCCCGAGCAACCCGGCATGCAGGAATATGAACAGGCGATGATGACTAAAGTGACCGCCTTAAAAAACAATGGCTACAGCCATGCCGTATTTGGTGACATCTTCCTGGAAGACCTGAAACGTTACCGGGAAGAAAAACTGGCCACGGTTGATATTCAATGTGTGTTTCCGTTATGGAAAATATCAACCGCGCAACTGATGCAGGAATTCCTGCAACTGGGTTTCAAGGCCATCATTGTTTGCGTGAACACCAAATTCCTGGACAAGAGTTTTTGCGGCCGCATAATAGATGAATCATTTGTGCGTGACCTGCCTGCTAACGTGGATGTATGTGGTGAAAATGGTGAATACCATTCCTATGTTTTTGATGGTCCCATTTTTAAGCACCCCATCCCCTTTACCAAAGGCGAGATCGTGTACCGAACTTACCAGGCGCCGCAACAGGCACAGGACTCCTGCAGCCCTATGGACCAGGCTTCGGAATATGGATTCTATTTTTGTGATTTATTATCTGCATAA
- a CDS encoding nucleotidyltransferase codes for MTTLREQENQEAVDFYREALQLLQESGARYMLGGAFAIFHHTGIFRNTKDLDVFCLASEYPKILKYFASKGFRTELTDIRWLAKIFKDDYYIDILFDTPNSACRVDEEWLQRAHDADFMGYKVKMLSPEELVWCKIYVQNRERFDGADINHVILKQGKNFDWKRLARKMDLHWHLLLSQLLSFQFVYPSEFHSIIPKWLFDELLAKAADQYVLPAPLEKVCRGPVIDQTQYEIDIREWGYKTCTIKTI; via the coding sequence ATGACAACATTAAGAGAACAGGAGAATCAGGAAGCCGTTGACTTTTACCGCGAGGCCCTTCAACTGCTGCAGGAAAGCGGCGCCCGGTATATGCTTGGCGGCGCTTTTGCCATCTTTCACCATACCGGCATTTTCAGAAATACCAAGGATCTGGATGTGTTTTGTCTGGCGAGTGAATACCCCAAAATATTAAAATATTTCGCGTCAAAAGGCTTTCGTACCGAGCTCACAGATATTCGCTGGCTGGCCAAAATATTTAAAGACGACTACTACATCGATATCCTTTTCGACACGCCTAACAGCGCCTGCCGCGTTGATGAAGAATGGCTGCAACGCGCGCACGATGCTGATTTTATGGGTTACAAGGTTAAAATGCTCTCGCCAGAAGAGCTGGTGTGGTGCAAAATTTATGTGCAGAACCGCGAACGGTTTGATGGAGCCGATATCAACCATGTGATCCTGAAACAGGGAAAAAACTTCGACTGGAAAAGGCTGGCGCGTAAAATGGACCTGCACTGGCATCTTTTATTAAGTCAGCTCCTTTCCTTTCAATTCGTATATCCATCAGAATTTCATTCCATCATTCCCAAATGGCTTTTTGATGAGTTGCTTGCAAAGGCAGCAGATCAATATGTATTGCCCGCGCCCCTGGAAAAAGTATGCAGGGGCCCGGTAATAGATCAAACGCAGTACGAGATCGACATCAGGGAATGGGGTTATAAAACATGTACCATTAAAACAATTTGA
- a CDS encoding DUF5071 domain-containing protein, producing the protein MDIRKLIPQHKDDQKVIESLKQLSFEEIKPIIPDLLEWLQDINWPIAGPVADILEPFSDSIVPDIIKILRTNDGLWKLWILTTLARTTNIYLQYFSR; encoded by the coding sequence ATGGACATAAGAAAGCTCATACCCCAACATAAAGACGACCAAAAGGTAATAGAAAGCCTTAAGCAACTTTCCTTTGAAGAAATTAAACCTATTATTCCTGACTTACTGGAGTGGCTTCAGGACATTAACTGGCCAATAGCGGGGCCTGTTGCAGACATATTAGAGCCCTTTTCTGACAGTATTGTTCCTGATATAATTAAGATACTCAGGACAAATGATGGGCTTTGGAAGCTGTGGATATTAACGACGCTTGCAAGGACAACTAACATATATCTTCAGTACTTTTCACGATAA
- a CDS encoding cysteine-rich CWC family protein, with protein MCKHEQKTCPRCQAPFECKVGDVTHCQCFGITFTTDEKTFIEGKYTDCLCRNCMLELKQKYTLFQEKYFINGNTR; from the coding sequence ATGTGTAAGCATGAACAAAAAACCTGTCCGCGTTGCCAGGCCCCTTTTGAATGTAAAGTGGGCGATGTAACGCATTGCCAGTGTTTTGGAATCACCTTCACTACTGATGAAAAAACATTTATAGAAGGAAAATACACCGATTGCCTTTGCCGTAATTGCATGCTCGAATTAAAACAGAAGTACACGCTATTCCAGGAAAAATATTTTATTAATGGCAACACCCGATAA
- a CDS encoding bifunctional adenosylcobinamide kinase/adenosylcobinamide-phosphate guanylyltransferase codes for MATPDKGGLPLTHSGGGGIIFITGGARSGKSRYAQQLALQLSNNPVYVATARHWDDDFEKRIQRHQSERDERWTSIEEEKHISGLSLSGKVVVMDCVTLWLTNFFTDTQYDIDASLQQGKLEIDKLDTANNTYIIISNELGMGMHAETEIGRKFTDLQGWMNQYIAQQADKVVFMVSGIPMTIKG; via the coding sequence ATGGCAACACCCGATAAAGGGGGCCTCCCCCTAACCCACTCCGGTGGAGGGGGAATTATATTCATAACCGGGGGAGCTAGAAGCGGGAAGAGCCGCTATGCTCAGCAACTGGCCCTTCAATTAAGTAACAACCCTGTTTATGTAGCCACCGCCCGCCATTGGGACGATGATTTTGAAAAACGCATCCAACGCCACCAGTCGGAAAGAGATGAACGCTGGACAAGCATTGAAGAAGAAAAACACATCAGTGGATTGTCGCTATCGGGCAAGGTGGTAGTGATGGATTGTGTTACCTTATGGCTCACCAATTTCTTTACAGACACCCAATACGATATCGACGCCAGCCTGCAGCAGGGCAAGCTTGAAATAGACAAGCTGGATACTGCTAACAATACGTATATCATCATCAGCAACGAACTGGGTATGGGCATGCATGCCGAAACCGAGATAGGCAGAAAGTTCACCGATCTGCAGGGCTGGATGAATCAGTACATAGCGCAGCAGGCGGATAAGGTGGTGTTTATGGTGAGTGGGATACCGATGACGATCAAGGGATGA
- a CDS encoding DUF433 domain-containing protein translates to MESYYFKREWDEPTGDLTDGWGNSTFYFETDGRFNVLRQMQIFKNGIALKYDLEYLDDKFGGLSESPIELDGFNEINRDEFEQLWTKTIYKRFPEIVCTHDCLSGQPRIESRRLAVGDIVSLVDVYHEDINVTMKDYELSLQQIRQALHYCKLQECKNDNPEKFCHNCILRVEQFNETISEDDPEQSNWEIAARLFKRYFE, encoded by the coding sequence ATGGAATCATACTATTTTAAAAGAGAATGGGACGAACCTACAGGAGATCTTACCGATGGTTGGGGTAACTCGACATTCTATTTTGAAACAGACGGACGGTTTAATGTATTAAGACAAATGCAGATTTTCAAAAATGGAATAGCATTAAAATATGACCTGGAATACCTTGATGATAAATTTGGCGGCCTCTCTGAATCACCTATAGAACTGGATGGCTTTAATGAGATTAACAGGGATGAATTTGAACAGCTTTGGACGAAAACAATTTATAAAAGATTTCCTGAAATAGTATGTACACATGATTGTCTTTCGGGACAACCAAGAATTGAAAGCAGAAGACTGGCGGTGGGAGATATTGTAAGCCTGGTTGATGTATATCATGAGGACATTAATGTAACCATGAAGGATTACGAGTTATCACTTCAGCAAATCAGGCAAGCGCTTCATTACTGCAAATTACAGGAATGTAAAAATGATAACCCCGAGAAATTCTGTCATAACTGTATACTTCGCGTTGAGCAATTTAATGAAACCATTAGCGAGGATGATCCGGAACAATCCAACTGGGAAATAGCGGCCAGGTTATTCAAAAGGTATTTTGAATGA
- a CDS encoding sensor histidine kinase produces the protein MDDFVYLNMKLPPGKWFLSIAFITQFLFWLTSLLLVIYVAANNQQRENVVLYSGLLMACHLANFYVVYSFLVPHYYKKNNTLLVLGLVALVIVLTFLREMIERRFADGSYVLAANYLNGKAGLGGVLFAEIFIAAFAFLLRLSLNYEIERARAIEYQNLHLQSELRFLKAQINPHFLFNTLNNIYSLIVVKSVKAETALMRLSDLLRYMLYESTGKVNLQKELKVLFAYIELFQLRFEQKLPVEIINEVDCQVEIESLLLVPFLENALKHSAIGVQPATVLMKITKQGENTLQVYVYNTKANPPIEQEVGGIGLVNIEKRLELLYPGKHKLLIDENEHTFSVTLTIAF, from the coding sequence ATGGATGATTTTGTATATTTGAATATGAAGTTGCCCCCCGGAAAATGGTTCCTATCAATCGCATTTATCACCCAGTTTTTATTCTGGCTTACCAGCTTGTTACTGGTGATATATGTGGCGGCTAATAATCAACAACGGGAAAATGTAGTGCTTTATTCCGGGTTGCTGATGGCCTGCCACCTCGCCAATTTTTATGTTGTTTACAGTTTCCTGGTCCCGCATTACTATAAGAAAAATAATACGCTCCTGGTTTTGGGGTTAGTGGCCCTGGTAATAGTATTGACATTTCTCCGGGAAATGATCGAACGCCGCTTTGCGGATGGCTCCTATGTACTGGCGGCCAACTACCTGAATGGGAAAGCCGGATTGGGCGGTGTGTTGTTTGCCGAGATCTTTATTGCCGCCTTTGCCTTCCTGTTGCGGTTATCGTTGAATTATGAAATTGAGCGGGCAAGGGCTATCGAGTACCAGAATTTGCACCTGCAGTCAGAGCTCCGGTTTCTGAAAGCGCAGATAAACCCACATTTTCTGTTCAACACGTTGAATAATATTTATTCTTTGATCGTGGTGAAATCGGTTAAGGCGGAAACGGCTTTGATGCGGCTGTCGGACCTATTGCGTTATATGTTGTATGAAAGTACCGGAAAGGTAAATCTGCAGAAGGAGTTAAAGGTCTTATTCGCGTATATAGAACTGTTTCAATTACGGTTTGAACAAAAATTGCCTGTAGAAATTATTAATGAAGTGGATTGCCAGGTAGAAATTGAATCTCTGTTACTGGTGCCTTTCCTCGAAAACGCCTTGAAGCATTCTGCTATTGGAGTGCAGCCGGCAACGGTGCTGATGAAAATTACCAAACAGGGAGAAAATACCCTGCAGGTTTACGTGTACAACACCAAAGCCAATCCCCCCATTGAACAGGAAGTGGGCGGCATCGGGTTGGTTAATATTGAGAAACGATTGGAATTGCTTTACCCTGGTAAACACAAGCTGCTCATCGATGAAAATGAGCATACCTTCTCTGTTACCCTTACTATTGCTTTTTGA
- a CDS encoding DUF481 domain-containing protein, with the protein MTVKCALLIVICLCNIQLAGFAQFSDTVHYYANFSGTGNLNRTNTTGSTYLLNNSLTFQVSKKKFSINSMASHVYGENPTAKTNDDFLGILNLDILKGVQKFYYWALTSYEKSFSLKLDKRFQAGAGLGYTFVNTDNANLELSDGVMFETTDLSIPDAKGQTSYQTIRNSLRLKYRFIIKEKFRFDGINFYQPSFSDGNDYILKLRANFSIKLYKWLNFTTSFNYNRQNITSTENLFLSYGLSMEKFF; encoded by the coding sequence ATGACTGTGAAGTGTGCCTTATTGATAGTAATATGCCTGTGCAACATACAACTGGCAGGTTTCGCCCAGTTTAGTGATACGGTTCACTACTATGCAAATTTCTCAGGAACGGGTAATTTAAACAGAACGAATACGACAGGCAGCACTTACCTTTTGAACAATTCGTTGACGTTCCAGGTAAGTAAAAAGAAGTTTTCCATCAATAGCATGGCCAGCCATGTATATGGCGAAAACCCCACTGCAAAAACGAATGACGACTTCCTGGGTATACTCAACCTGGATATATTAAAGGGCGTTCAGAAATTTTATTACTGGGCATTAACCAGTTATGAAAAAAGTTTCTCTTTAAAGCTTGATAAACGGTTTCAGGCCGGTGCGGGACTGGGATATACTTTTGTAAATACGGATAATGCCAACCTGGAACTAAGCGACGGTGTTATGTTTGAAACCACCGATCTGAGCATTCCAGATGCCAAGGGACAAACCAGTTACCAAACCATTCGCAATTCCCTGCGGTTGAAATACCGGTTTATTATTAAGGAAAAGTTCCGCTTCGATGGCATCAACTTTTATCAGCCTTCTTTTTCTGATGGTAATGATTATATCCTGAAGCTAAGGGCCAACTTCTCCATCAAGCTGTATAAATGGCTCAACTTCACCACTTCGTTCAACTACAACCGCCAGAACATTACTTCTACAGAGAATCTGTTTTTGAGTTATGGACTGAGTATGGAGAAGTTCTTTTAG
- the cobT gene encoding nicotinate-nucleotide--dimethylbenzimidazole phosphoribosyltransferase — protein MKKDLQQQLQHIIDYKTKPLGALGRLEEIALQIGLIQQTTKPVVKQPHIVVFAGDHGIAKTGLVNAYPQEVTAQMVLNFANGGAAINVFCRQNQLTLKVVDAGVNYDFSSSPINVIDAKIGYGTKNYLTESAMTIAEAGQAIEKGRSIVRQLAADGCNCIGFGEMGIGNTSSATLIMSAITGLPVVEFTGRGAGLNDDQLQQKINTLQQVYDKHALGSLDQQPIDLLARVGGFEIAMMTGAYLEAVHMNMIVLVDGFIATAAMLIANEIYRGIKPPSPAPGWSSLIAHCIFAHTSHEAGHEKILRHLGVTPLLHLSMRLGEGTGAALAMPMIHAAVNFLNEMASFESAGVSTQQAEG, from the coding sequence ATGAAAAAAGATTTACAACAACAGCTTCAACACATCATTGACTATAAAACCAAACCATTGGGAGCATTGGGCCGGCTGGAAGAAATAGCCCTGCAAATCGGGTTGATTCAGCAAACGACAAAACCGGTTGTTAAACAGCCGCACATTGTAGTGTTTGCCGGTGACCATGGCATTGCGAAAACGGGGTTGGTGAACGCCTATCCACAGGAAGTGACTGCGCAGATGGTGCTGAACTTTGCAAACGGCGGCGCCGCCATCAATGTGTTCTGCCGGCAAAATCAGTTAACCCTGAAGGTGGTGGATGCAGGCGTGAATTATGATTTCAGTTCCAGCCCCATTAATGTGATCGATGCCAAAATAGGTTATGGAACAAAGAATTATCTGACCGAATCTGCCATGACCATTGCCGAAGCCGGGCAAGCCATCGAAAAAGGCAGATCGATCGTTCGCCAACTGGCAGCAGATGGTTGCAATTGTATTGGCTTTGGTGAAATGGGTATTGGCAATACTTCCTCCGCCACCCTTATCATGAGTGCGATCACCGGTTTACCAGTTGTTGAATTTACGGGCCGGGGAGCTGGTTTAAACGACGACCAACTACAACAAAAGATAAACACCCTGCAGCAGGTTTATGATAAACATGCATTGGGCAGTTTAGACCAACAACCTATTGACCTGTTAGCCCGGGTGGGTGGTTTTGAGATCGCTATGATGACCGGTGCTTACCTGGAAGCCGTTCATATGAATATGATCGTGCTGGTAGATGGCTTTATTGCTACCGCTGCCATGCTGATAGCCAATGAAATTTACCGGGGCATCAAACCACCATCACCTGCTCCTGGCTGGTCGTCACTTATAGCGCATTGTATTTTTGCCCATACCAGTCATGAAGCTGGTCATGAAAAAATATTAAGACACCTTGGTGTTACGCCTTTGCTGCATCTTTCCATGCGGTTAGGCGAAGGCACAGGCGCGGCATTAGCCATGCCTATGATCCATGCTGCTGTTAACTTCCTGAATGAAATGGCCAGCTTTGAAAGCGCGGGAGTAAGCACGCAGCAGGCTGAAGGCTGA